GTGAAAGCCGAGCTGGACCTGCGCGATAAAATTCTGGGGAGGCTGGCACGAGGGTGTGGCATTACGCTGGATTTGCTGTCGGAAGGTGCGCGGGTTGAGGTGCGGGTTCAGCCGGAATGGCGAAAGGAGGAGCAGGTATGAGTATCGATACTTCACGCGGATACCCTGTCGTTCATCTTGGGAACGGCACGGTGTGCACCACGACGGTGCTTGTCGATGGTGTTCCGGGTGTTGCGTTCAGCTTCGCCTGCCAGCAACGGAAGGTCGGCGAAGAGGTGGGCATGTTTATGCCCGGAGCCAAGCTGGCCGACGAATGCATAGGGGCGTCAATAGTTTTCAACAATGAAAGAGGACTCGATAGCTTTATCCACCACATTGAGGAATGCCGCGTCCTGCTTCAGCAGAAAGGAGTGCAAGAATGAAGGCATGCAAGGTGACGGCAAGCACATGGCCCCGCCAGTCCGTGGCCTGCGTATGGGCGAATGGCAAAATCGACGTATTGCCCGCGTTGCCGCAGGGCGCGCTGCCCTTGGCGGCAGGCCCGCGCTACCGGCTGCGCAGGCTCGTAAACAGTCGGGCACGGCTGGCCTATGACGGCCGCACCCATTTGTGCCCGGGCGTGCCGGAAGGTGCCACGGGCGAGGCGAAGCTGAACGCGGTAAGGGCGTTTGGGAAGGAACTACAGGAAGCAATACAAGGAGCAAGGTAATGGAAAAGGATACGACCCCCAAAGGCATTCTGGAAGACATCGAGGTCGGCATGACCGCAAAGGTGAAGATTGTGTTCCCCGAAACAAAGCTGTGCCCGTCATGCAAGATGGAAATCGAAGAGGACAACTACCACTACTGCCCCCGATGCAGGGAAGACCTTACCCCGCTCTTTACCTTCCGTTGCCCCCTGTGCGGATTCCATACGCTCCGCGAACTGGGGGCCGACGATCACGGTTGCCCCATGTGTGGAACCCCGATTCATAATACGGCATCGGCTACCCCCCGGTGCGGCGCGCAGGAACCGACGGCAACGGGTGACACTGGCGACACAGATGAAGACGCCAGTGCGGATGAAAAGGAAGCGGCTCGCAAGCGTCGAAACGAACTGGCGGACGCCATCGACGCATTGGTTGGTGACGCTTCATGGCAGTTGCTGGTTGCAGCAACAGCCATAGTCATAAACAGACGGTCCGCGCGTGACGGGGTTCTAATCCAATTTTCCCGGACCTGCGTTCTCAGCGGGGGCTGGATCGAATAGATGCGAGGCCGGAGGTGTGCCTCCGGCCTTGCATCTAGAGCTTTTTGCCTAGTTTTTCATAGAGGTTCATTTCCTTCTCAAGATCAAGTTTTTCCGCAGTGTTGAGAATATGTGCATACATTGAACAGGCTAGCCTTTCAGCTTCAGGCAGGGGCATGTCAAGGGAGCAGGCCGCTACAGTCAACAGTGCTGCCACAACCATTTTAGTGTCCTTTTCCTTCGGTAGAACAAGATGCTTAGTTTCCATCTCCGGCTCCTTTTGGGGTTAGCGGGTTACGAATAGGCGATACCAGATACTCGTACCAAAAGGGGCCGGACCCCACAACGCGAAAACACGAACAACGACAACGGAACCACCACATGGCCACACGCACCACCCACACCAGCAAAGACGCCTACAGCACGAAAGAGCTGGTGGACCTGCTTGGTATAAGCCAACCAGCCATCACCAAACGAGCCCGTAGACAAGAGTGGAGTGTGAAGAAACGAGCTAAGAAGCTCGGGGGTCCTGAGTGGTTGGTTGTTTCCATGCCCGCAGCCACGCGGGTGGCAATACAGGTGGCAGAGGCCAGAGCATGCGCCGAGCAGCTGGCGCGGGAAACCGTGCAGGCAGAACGCACCGCAGAGGTGCGGCGGCATACGGCCCGTGCCATGGCCGACCTGACAGAAAGGGAGCGAAAGCGCGCAGAGGCCAAGGCGCTGGTCTACCGCGCATGGCTGGACTACGCCAAGGTCTGCGGCCTTAGTCGCACGGCCGCGATGAACGCCTTCTGCACCCTGTACAACAGCGGTGGCGCGGGTCTTGCCATCACCCCCGAGGTCCGCGCCGCCGTCAAGCACATTTCCCCCAACACCGTGCGCACGTTCGGTAAACATCTGCGCTCAGAAGGCCTTGCCGCGCTGGCAGGTGTTTACGGTAAGCATCGGCGCGGCACAGGCATTATAGAGAGCCAGCCGGAGGTGCACGATTACGTGCGCGGCGCGGTGTTCGAATACCCCCACATAAAGGCCAGCACGCTGCTCAAGGGCCTGCGGGCAAAGCTGCGCAACCGCAATATCGCCATGCCCAGCAAGCGCACCCTGCAACTGTGGCTGCAAAAATGGCGGCAGGAAAACCCCGCCCTGGTGCTGGCCATAGCCGATCCGGACGCCAGCCGTTCGCGCCACCAGTTTGCCCTGGGCAACGCAGATCACGCCATATTCGACCTGAATCAGCGGTGGGAGTTCGACTCCACCCCCGGCGATGTGCTGCTGGCGGACGGCAAGCGCCATAGCCTTGTGGGCTGCATAGACGTGTACTCACGCCGCGCCAAGGTGCTGGTGAGCAAATCATCTTCCTCGCAGGCCGTGTGCAGCTTGCTGCGCCGGTGCCTGCTGGACTGGGGCGTGCCGGAAGAGGCCGGAACGGACAACGGTTCAGACTACGTTTCCGCCCGCGTCACCACGGCGCTTATGGACCTGAACATCCGGCAGGATGTGGCTCCGCCGTTTACCCCCGAGCACAAGCCCTACATAGAACGATTTTTCGGCACCATGCTGCGCGATATTTTTGAAGTGCTGGAAGGCTTTTGCGGCCACAGCGTGGCCGAAGCGCAGGCCATACGCAACCGTACCACCTTTGCGCAGCGCCTGTTCCCCAAGCACGCGGAGGACGCCGGAACCGTCTCGCTGCGCCTTACGCCGGAAGAGCTACAGGCCAAGCTGGATTGCTGGTGCGACGATGTGTACGCCATGCAGCCCCACGGCGGCTTTAAGGGAGAGGCCAAGGGCAAAACGCCCTATCAGATGGCGCTGGAATACACGGGGTCCATACGCAAGGTGCCGGACCCGACCGCGCTGGACGTGCTGCTGCTGCCGCTTGCCCCCGGCAACGGTGGCTTCCGCACCGTGACCAAAAAGGGTGTGCGGCTGGATAACGCGGAATACTTCTGCAAGGAGCTGGCGCTGAACAACATGGTCGGGCAGCGGGTGCAGGTGCGGCTGGACGAGCACGACATACGCCACGTGTACCTGTTCGACGAGGAAGGCGTGTTTATCGGCCGCGCCAGCGACCTGACCCTGCCGGAAGTCTCCCGCGAGGCGGTGGCAATGCAGGCGCAGCGGCTGCAGAAGGCCATGCTGGCCGAGCAGAAGAAGGAACTGCGCACAGCGGCAAAGAAGATGAACGTGAGCGAGATGGGCCAGCAGATACTTGCGGCCGCAGCGGAAGAAGCCACCGCCATACGCCAGCGGGATGCGGATGTGCAAACACCTGCTCCCGTGCTGCACACCTCCCCGGCGCTCATGGAAGCCGCCAAGGCTGCCCGCGTGGACGCCGCTCCGGTGGCGCAGTTCACCGCGCAGCAGCAGGAAGCCATGCGCCTTGGCGATTCCATTACCAAGCGCACGCAGCGCCCTGCCTGTTTCGCGGACACGTTGCCGGACACCCCGGCCGGACGCTGGCAACTTTGGAAAGATATCAATGCCCGTAAACAGGCGGGAGAAGAACTGGCTGCGGACATGGAAACATGGATTCGGCTCTACCCGGAAACCAGCGAGGGGCTTGGGTTCCGAATCATGGAGTACGGCCTGCCCAAGGGCATGAACCGCAGGGCACACGTGGGCCGATAGAAACAGGAACGGGCGGAGGATGAGACTCCGCCCGCAGGAAACCAATCACAACGGATTGATTAGCGAGGTCACAGAATGATGCAGAACGATTCCCCTGTCAACACGCCCCTTGCGGGCCGTATCGCCAACCTCTCCAACGTGAGCATGTGCTTAGGCTCGTTTGCCAAGGCCATCAACCGCGAATCGCACCTCCCCGGCCTGCTGGTGATGCACGGACCCAGCGGGTACGGCAAGACCACGGCGGCCACCAGCGCGTCCATGATGTTCGACGCCTACTACGTGCAGTGCCGCAGCAGCTGGACGCGCAAGGCGTTCTACCTTGCGCTGCTCAAGGTCATGAACATAGACCCCGCACGCACCATCTACGCCATGGAGGAGCAGATTGTGGCGCAACTGGCGCTCAGCCGTCTGCCAGTGATAATAGACGAAGCGGACCACCTGACGGACCGGGGCATCATTGAGTGCGTGCGTGACATTTACGAAGGGTCCGGGGCCGCCATCCTGCTGATCGGTGAAGAAAAGCTCCCGGGCGCGCTGGCACGCTGGGAGCGCATTCACAACCGCGTGCTGGAATGGCTGCCCGCGCAGCCCGCCACCCTTGCGGACGCCCGGGCGCTGGCAGATCTGTACTGCCGCTCCGTGCGTGTTGCGGACGATCTGCTGGAGCTTATCCACACGGCATCCAAGGGGGTTGCCCGCCGTATCTGCGTGAATCTGGAGCGCGTGCAGGAGACGGGCCGCACCATGGGGCACCCCCAAATGGGATTGGCCGAATGGGGCGATACCCCGCTGTACACCGGCGATGCCCCCAGCAGGAGACGGTAAGCCATGGCCGCAACCTTGAAGCCACGCGGTCACCTTACCGACAGGGAGGAGATATGGACCGCCATACGTGCCCTGCCCCAGCCGTGGACACTGGTGGATATAGCCATGTGTTCCAAGTGCGAGCACGGCAAGGTGCGGGATTATGTGCGCAGCCTGGTGCGGGCAAATATCGTGGCCGTGACCTCTCCGGGCCAGCCGCGCCGCGTGCCAACGCAGTACACCCTTGCTGACGATCGGGGTGTGTCCGCCCCCCGTGTGCGCAAAGACGGCTCGCCGTTGCCGCCCACAGGCCGCGCCCGCATGTGGAAGGCCATGCGTATCCTCAAGGTGTTTACGGAGGCAGAACTGGCGGAGCATGCCAGCCTGCCTGAAGCTCCGGTTGCCGAGGGAGAGGTGCATACCTACTGCCTGTGGTTGGCCCGTGGCGGGTACCTGCGCTCTGGCGGGGAACGCGACCGCTGGAGCTTTATCCCCGGCAGGGACACGGGAGCCAAGGCTCCGCAGGTACTGCGCATAAAGCAGTTGTACGATCCCAATACGGGCGAGGTCGTCTACCAGAGCAAGACGGAGGGCGGTGATGAGTAAAGGGCTCTTTGACCTCCGTGCCCGCGCCGGCGAAGCAAAAAAGCGCGTGCCCGTGCTGGATAAGGTGCGGGCCTCGTGGACCACGCCGCCGGACTGGCTGCTGGGGCTTGCCATGGCCTGCGACCAGAGCAGCCTGCGCACCATTGCCGCCCGGTTGTCCGTCTCTCCCACACTGATCAGCCTGGTGGCGAACAACAAGTACCACGCGCCTACAGACCATCTGGAAACGCAGGTGCGCACCATCCTGCTGCCGCACGGTGACGTGTATTGCCCGGTGCTCGGCACCATTACGGCAGAGCACTGCCATCTGGAACAGGGCATGCCGTTCATCTCGTCAAACCCGCTCCGGGTCAAGCTGTACAGAGCCTGCCTCGGCTGCGCCAACGCCCAGAAAAACACCCCATAGGAGGGTACGCCATGAGTACGGACGAAACCGCCAGAAGCACCCGGAACAGAGGGGGCGGCACAACGCTACAGAGCGCGTTGGCCCGCGACATTCTATCCCAATTGGCAGCCGCCAAGGCCGCGCTACAGACCGGAGACCGCGAAGCCGGGGTGGAACACCTGAACATTGCCATGTCCTATCTGGACGATGTGGATGCGCTGGCATCCAACATTCCCGTGGGACGCTACTAGGAGACGATTATGACACAGGTACCGCAAGGATACATGGAAAACGCTCAGGGGCATCTGGTGCCCGTGGGACAGGTGAAGGAAATAGATCTCGCCCGGCACGAACTGGTGATGGAAAAAATAGCCAAGGCCCGCGCCATGCAGACGGAGCTGCGTCGCCTGAAGGGTGAAATCATGGGTGACGTGGAAGCGTTCATCGCGTTGAGCGCAGAGAAATACGGCGCTGATATGGGCGGCCGCAAGGGAAATGTCACGCTGGCGAGCTTTGACGGTCGCTATCAGTTGAAGCGGCAGATCAGTGAAAACCTCACGTTTGATGAGCGCCTGCACGTTGCCAAAAACCTTATTGATGAATGCCTGAAGGAGTGGAGCGAAGGCAGCCCTGAAGCACTACAGGCACTGGTGACTAAAGCCTTTGATGTGGACAAGGAAGGCCGCATCAACGTGGGCAACATTCTCGGCCTGCGCAAAGTTGCCATTGACGATCCGCGCTGGCACCGAGCCATGGAGGCCATTTCCGACAGCCTTACTGTCACTGGCACCAAGGCTTACTTTCGCCTGTATGAACGTGATGCAAGTGGAAAGATGCAAGCGATATCGCTTGATATTGCAGCCCTGTAGCCCAGAACCACCCAGAAGCCCGAAGGGAGAGAATAGCCATGGAAGAATCCACAACCACGATAATTGAAGCACCGCAGAGCCTGCCGGACGCCGTCCGCACCGCAGTGGAAGATTGCCTGAGCAAATACGGCGACAACGCAAAGGGCATGGTGCTGCACCTGATTTTTGAGACCAATGGCGTACGGGGCAGGGCTATTAACGGCGTTTCCGTGGTGCTGGGAGATGTTTCTCCCGGTAAGCAGCGGGCAATATTCCAGAACACGATGCACACCGCCGAGAACTACGACCCTGCCAAGACGCAGCTTCGGTTCAACTGACACCGCGAAACCGTCCTCCGCGCGTGAGCGGAGGCGGTCGCCCGGTGGTGGCGCACCGGGCCTGATGAGCAGCCAGAAGGAGCGGACATGAGTACCAGATGCGGTAATTTTCGGGTTGCTTCGTGGATAGACACCTTGAGGGTGCGTGAAGTCTACGTGATCGAAATGTACCACGATGGCCGTTGGAGGCCCTGTGTCACAGGGAGGCGGCCCCATGTGTACGACATCCGGTACGATGCCTGCGGCATGATTCTGCTGCTGGGCGGCGCTCATAACTAGGAGCAATCCATGGAATGGCAAACCATACCGGGCTTTGAGGCCTACGAAATGAACCGCCGGGGGCAGGTACGCATACGGGACACCCGGTATCCCATGAAGCGGCTTGGCACACGATATGCGCTCAGCGCCGGAGGTGAGAGCCGCAGGATACCCGTGGACGAACTGCTGGCCCGAACCTTCTGTCAGCCGGAAAAACCGGAAGCACCGGAGGCGCAGGCCAAGGCCGAACCTGAACCGGCAGCACCGCACCCGGCGGTTGTTCGCCTGCAGGAGGCACTTGCCGAATGCGAGCGGCTGAAGCTGCGCAACGTGGAACTGGAGCGCGAAGTGACGGCCCTGCGTGGCCTGCAGCAGAATCCCTCCAGTCGCCACCTGCGGCGCAAGGCAGAAGGTGGCCACCCGGATGAGAGCCATGAGGAATGGCTCAAAAAGCACACCATCTACTGCAAGCGAATGCGGGCCAAAATCCGTCGCACCATGTGCGGCACCCGCAAAGAATGCGATGGCTGCAGGCAATGGTTTGCGCTGCACAGTGAGCAAAATTGACATGGAAAAACGCGAAATAGCCCTGACCGTCTCTCTCATCATGGACGGTAAACAGCAGATGCGTTTCGATCTGCGCCCCGGCGAACAATGGAAGGGTGGCACCCCAGGCAGCTATCGCCTGTACCGTGATCGCTGTGTGCCTGTTGACGGGCCGGACGGCGAGCCCTTGTTTGTCACGTTGGACCGCGCCTTCGCCCTTATGGCCGGGATGCTGTGCGGAGGTGTGAATGCCGCGCCTCCATGTCCTGACCTGCCTACAGGCACCGGGGTCAGCGTGCCCAACGGGCGCATGTTGGGCGACATGGCGCTGCGTGACGTGACCAGAACCACCACGCCACCCATTCTCGGCCATGACGGCCGCTGGCATGTGGGAGTGCTTATGTGGGGGTGCGGTACCCGGTTTGTGCCGGTGGACGATCTAATCCGCAAGTGAGGAGCAATGAAAAAGGTAATCTACATAGCCGCCAGCTGGAAGCATCGCCTTGCCGTGGAATTGCTCACCGAGCGACTGGAGCAATTGCCCATAGAGGTCAAATCGTTCGTGCGCAATGCCCGCACAGCGGAAGGGGCTGCCGCTCTAGGGGGAGACACCACGCAATGGATAGCCTCTGACGACGGCCGCCGGAAGTTTGAATATGACGTGCACGCGGCCACTACTGCCGATGCGGTGATCTATCTTGGTCCGTCCGGCTGCGATGCATGGGCGGAGGTAGGGGCGGCATATGCCTCCGGCGTGCCGGTGCTCGGGGTGTGGGCCAAGGGTGAACAGTCCGGCCTTATGCGCCGTATGGTAACGCATTGGTACACATCGCTGCACGACCTGATTCAGCATGTCGTGTGGATGTGGTCGGAACACTAGGAGCGCGCCATGGCGAAGATACTCACATTCCCCAAAACAGCCGCGACGACTCAACCCGAGGGTAAAGCAGCACCGGCGCGCTACAGCCGCAAGACGGAGAAGGAAGAGCGCCGTAAACACCTGCTCGCAAAAGTGCATGTGGCAAAGAAACAGCTTGGCCTGAAGGACGAGGAATACCGCGCCATCCTTGAGGGTCAGTACGGTGTGGAGAGCGCCAAGGAATTGAGCGTGCCGCAGTTGCACGGTCTGCTGATCTACTTTTCCCGCCTGGGCTTCACCCCCAAGCGCGGCTCGGCGAAACGCGGTGCCAAGCGGGGCTGGAAGACCACTCCCGCGTTGCTGGTTGGTGACCATACAGACCTGGACCGCGACGGACTCATGTCCAAGATAGAAGCGCTGTTGGCCGAGAAGGGCCGCGTGGAAGGAACGCATGTGCCGTGGGGGTACGCTATTGCCATCCTCAAGCGGCAGACCGGCGGCGTGATCCGCTGCTTTGAGCACGCGCAGCCGGAGCAGCTGCGGGACGTGATGCTGGCTCTGATGCGTGACGCCAAGCGCAAGGGGCGGACATTGAAATGAGTGTATGGGTCAGCTATCCTGCCCTGCGCGATCTGCTGGGAGAAACGGCCGCAACGGCACTGTGTACCCACCATGGCGGCGTGCCGCTGTATGTGCCGCGCACGGCGCAGGCGGATAGCAAGCTCGCACGCATCATCGGCGTGGCATGTCTGGAGTTGCTGTGCGCCGCATACGCCGGGGAATGGATTACTGTGCCTAACGCCCGCAAAACCGCACCCCGCAAGGGTGACGTGATGCGTTTGCTGGATGACGGTATAAGCCCCGCGCAAATAGCCTTGCAATTGGGCCTGACAGAGCGTTATGTACGCCAAGTGGCCAGTGTGTACAAACCTGCCCCAAAACAACTGAGCCTGCCTCTTTTATAACCCCTCCCTGCCCGCACCCTGATCCGCATCAGGGTGCCGCAAAAGCCCTCCGCGCGCGTAATGAATGCGCAAGGAGGGCCTTTTCATGTTCGACCATTTCAAAAAGTTGCGCCACATCCGGATGCTGCTCTGCGCAGTCATTGCCACCCTGCTCATGCTGCTTGTGGCTGTGGTAGCCGCACAGCAGGTGCCGGTTATCCTCTACAAGGGAGCACTGCTCATGCTTGGCGCGGTCAGCGGCTACGTCATTGACGCGCTGGCGTTCAGCTGGGCGGCACCGGAGGGATATCTGGAGCGGGACTGGCGTGATACCGTGGATGAAGACGATTATCGCGACGGGGTTTCCGACTTTCCCGTCGTGCAGTCAGACGGCTGGCTGTTCATCGCCGCCTGTGCCCGCCGGGCCTTTCTGGTGGCGGTGGGCACCGTTGTCATGGGTGGTGCAATGTGACCCACATTGCAGGCGGCCTGCGTGTAGTGCGCAAAATCGCATTGCCTGGCGACTGTGTCGTTGCACTCTGCAGCCCTGACGCGCAACCGGACAAATTTCCTAACTGGGTGCATGTTCTATTGTGGCTGTTTGGAGCCTTTCTGGATGTGGTCTATCAGGCCGTGCATTGGCTTCTCATTGCGGCCTTGGTGGCGTTGATTGTCACCCACGCCCACGCAGGCCCGGTGATCCCCAGGCAGGCCGTGGAACACCAGCGCCTGCTTATCCGTGAGGCGCGTGCCCAGTGGGGCCTTACGGCTCCCACGGCAACCTTTGCCGCTCAGATACATCAGGAAAGCCGCTGGAGAGCGGATGCCGTTTCTCCTGCCGGTGCGCAGGGGATGGCCCAGTTCATGCCCGCGACCGCTCGGTGGATGCCGGAGATAGCACCCCATACCGGCGACCCCATGCCGTTTAATCCTGCATGGTCCATACGTGCAATGCTCGTTTTCGATCGGTGGCTGTGGCAACGGGTGCAGGCGGAAACACCTTGCGACCGCATGGCCATGACCCTTGCCGCCTATAATGGCGGCCTTGCATGGGTGCAGCGTGATGCGCGGCTTGCCGCTGCGCACGGGTTCAACCCCCGGCGCTGGTGGGACCATGTAGAAACGGTAAACGCCGGGCGGAACCGTGCGGCGTTTACCGAAAATCGCGGCTATCCCCGCAGGATACTGTTGAGCATTGAAGACGTGTATCGGCGGGCGGGCTGGGGAGAAGGAATGTGCCATGACTAAACTGTTTACCCTGCTGCGCGGCGCATGGGGCGTGGTCGGGGGATGGTTCGGCGGCAGCGCCTGGATCATCTGCGCGGCTGTGTTGGTGCTGTGCTGGATGCAGCATGCAACACTGCAAAACGAGTATGCCGCCCACGCCCTTACCCGCATGGAGCGGGACACTGCCGTGGCGGATGGTACTCGCTGGGCCGCTCTGGCCCGCCAGTTAAACGCGACATCAGGTGCCCTCTCCCGTGAGGTTAGCGCCTGTCTGGAGCGTGAATCACGCGCACGCGCCGACTCGCAGCGCCGGGCGGCGATAATGAATCAGGCTAAACCCAGACCCCGGACAGAGGCGGAAAAGGAGGTTGTAGTAGATGACGAAACGCGCCGTGCCGCTGCTGATCATCTTAACCGCGCTTGGTAGCGGGTGTGCCGTTAGGCCTGTGCCGGTGGTGCCTCCCGCTCCTGTTGTCTTACGCACGGTGCTCTGCCCGGCCCCTGTGCGGCCGGTCCTGCCGTCAGTAAACGGCAACCTGCCCTTTGACGCTCCGGAAAACCTGACGGTGCTGCTTGAACGGGATGATACATACCGCGCCTACGCAGAGGGTCTGGAGGCCGCTGTGGAATGCTATTCGGCGCAAACGGAGAACGATTAATGCTCGATAAACTGAACGCATACGCAGACCTTACATGGTATGCACTTTGCGGCATAGTCGCTGCCGCGAACGCCGTGTTGGGCTGGATGCTGTGGAGCCTGCGGCAGACATTCGTTACACGCACGGAACTGAATACCCGGATTTGCACTGTTGAGGAAAAACAGCAATCTGCTGCCGGAGCTTTAGGGTCGGCCGTTGCCGAACTGAACGTGCGCGTGGACCGTCTTGAGGACGCGTTGAAAGCACTGCCAACCGCAGCGGATATGCGGGAGGTGCTGTTAGCCATGGAAGCTATACGCGGAGACATCAAGGAGCAGTCAGCCCGGATGGAAGGATTGGTTGATGAGCAGAGCGCCCGGCTTGGTGGATTGGGTGATGTGCTCAACGGCGTTTCGCGCCAGGTGGAAATGCTGTTTTCGCACCATATCAAGGAGAAATGACCCATGCGTTTTGCTGAACTGGTAAAAGAGGATCGCCGTCTGGTGATTCTGCGCATCCTGAGTAAGGTGCCCGCAGGGCGGGCCAACCATATTGTGCTGTGTGCCGCACTGCGGCCGCTAGGGCATGATGTCAGTCTGGAACGGATGCAGGTGGAATTGGAATGGCTGGCAGAACACCGCCTGGTGACAGTCGAGGATATTGAATCCACTGTGACCGTGGCGACCATCACTCCGCGTGGTGTGGATGTTGCCGCAGGCCGCGAGATCGTACCCGGAGTCAAGGAACCTGTGAAGGGGCTGGACTGATGCCCAGACCATCCTCCATGCGGCGGCTGGACCGCAAAATCCTTGAACAGGTGCATGCGCTGATTGACGGCGGCCACACCGTGGACGAGATCCACACCTACCTGCAGGGCATGGGGGCCTTTGTGAGCCGCAGCGCCGTCGGGCGCTACAAGAAAACAGCGGAGGACATGGCGCAGGAGATACGGCAAACACGCCTGCTGGCCGACACCGTGGTGCGCAGCTTGGAGAACGCGCCCGAAGAAAAGACCACCCGCCTGAACATTGAGCTGCTGGAGGGAGCCATCCTGATGCTGCAGCAGAACGTGGGTGACAAGTTCGATGCCAAGGTAGCCGACATGCTGTCGCGTGCCACCAAGAATCTGGTGCAGGCCAAGAGCATGGACGCGGCCCTGACGCTGCGTTTACGGGAAGAGGGCCGTAAACAGGCCATGGAAGAAGTCTCTCAACGCATCAAGGCAATGGGCAGCGCCAAGGATCTGAAGGAGTTGACCGACGAGGAACTGGAGCGCCGCATTGCGGAGCTGGTACAGGACGGCAATGGGCAGTAAACAGCGTACGAAGAGCGAGATGGACCGCCTGCTGGCGGAACGCGAGCTGCGGCGTCTGAAGACGGAACAGGCGCGGCGCAACATGCTGGCGTTCTGCAGCCA
This region of Desulfovibrio psychrotolerans genomic DNA includes:
- a CDS encoding host nuclease inhibitor protein is translated as MKACKVTASTWPRQSVACVWANGKIDVLPALPQGALPLAAGPRYRLRRLVNSRARLAYDGRTHLCPGVPEGATGEAKLNAVRAFGKELQEAIQGAR
- a CDS encoding Mu transposase C-terminal domain-containing protein, with amino-acid sequence MATRTTHTSKDAYSTKELVDLLGISQPAITKRARRQEWSVKKRAKKLGGPEWLVVSMPAATRVAIQVAEARACAEQLARETVQAERTAEVRRHTARAMADLTERERKRAEAKALVYRAWLDYAKVCGLSRTAAMNAFCTLYNSGGAGLAITPEVRAAVKHISPNTVRTFGKHLRSEGLAALAGVYGKHRRGTGIIESQPEVHDYVRGAVFEYPHIKASTLLKGLRAKLRNRNIAMPSKRTLQLWLQKWRQENPALVLAIADPDASRSRHQFALGNADHAIFDLNQRWEFDSTPGDVLLADGKRHSLVGCIDVYSRRAKVLVSKSSSSQAVCSLLRRCLLDWGVPEEAGTDNGSDYVSARVTTALMDLNIRQDVAPPFTPEHKPYIERFFGTMLRDIFEVLEGFCGHSVAEAQAIRNRTTFAQRLFPKHAEDAGTVSLRLTPEELQAKLDCWCDDVYAMQPHGGFKGEAKGKTPYQMALEYTGSIRKVPDPTALDVLLLPLAPGNGGFRTVTKKGVRLDNAEYFCKELALNNMVGQRVQVRLDEHDIRHVYLFDEEGVFIGRASDLTLPEVSREAVAMQAQRLQKAMLAEQKKELRTAAKKMNVSEMGQQILAAAAEEATAIRQRDADVQTPAPVLHTSPALMEAAKAARVDAAPVAQFTAQQQEAMRLGDSITKRTQRPACFADTLPDTPAGRWQLWKDINARKQAGEELAADMETWIRLYPETSEGLGFRIMEYGLPKGMNRRAHVGR
- a CDS encoding AAA family ATPase, with the protein product MMQNDSPVNTPLAGRIANLSNVSMCLGSFAKAINRESHLPGLLVMHGPSGYGKTTAATSASMMFDAYYVQCRSSWTRKAFYLALLKVMNIDPARTIYAMEEQIVAQLALSRLPVIIDEADHLTDRGIIECVRDIYEGSGAAILLIGEEKLPGALARWERIHNRVLEWLPAQPATLADARALADLYCRSVRVADDLLELIHTASKGVARRICVNLERVQETGRTMGHPQMGLAEWGDTPLYTGDAPSRRR
- a CDS encoding DUF3164 family protein; the encoded protein is MTQVPQGYMENAQGHLVPVGQVKEIDLARHELVMEKIAKARAMQTELRRLKGEIMGDVEAFIALSAEKYGADMGGRKGNVTLASFDGRYQLKRQISENLTFDERLHVAKNLIDECLKEWSEGSPEALQALVTKAFDVDKEGRINVGNILGLRKVAIDDPRWHRAMEAISDSLTVTGTKAYFRLYERDASGKMQAISLDIAAL
- a CDS encoding regulatory protein GemA; its protein translation is MAKILTFPKTAATTQPEGKAAPARYSRKTEKEERRKHLLAKVHVAKKQLGLKDEEYRAILEGQYGVESAKELSVPQLHGLLIYFSRLGFTPKRGSAKRGAKRGWKTTPALLVGDHTDLDRDGLMSKIEALLAEKGRVEGTHVPWGYAIAILKRQTGGVIRCFEHAQPEQLRDVMLALMRDAKRKGRTLK
- a CDS encoding RNA helicase; amino-acid sequence: MSVWVSYPALRDLLGETAATALCTHHGGVPLYVPRTAQADSKLARIIGVACLELLCAAYAGEWITVPNARKTAPRKGDVMRLLDDGISPAQIALQLGLTERYVRQVASVYKPAPKQLSLPLL
- a CDS encoding putative holin; the protein is MFDHFKKLRHIRMLLCAVIATLLMLLVAVVAAQQVPVILYKGALLMLGAVSGYVIDALAFSWAAPEGYLERDWRDTVDEDDYRDGVSDFPVVQSDGWLFIAACARRAFLVAVGTVVMGGAM
- a CDS encoding transglycosylase SLT domain-containing protein, which gives rise to MFGAFLDVVYQAVHWLLIAALVALIVTHAHAGPVIPRQAVEHQRLLIREARAQWGLTAPTATFAAQIHQESRWRADAVSPAGAQGMAQFMPATARWMPEIAPHTGDPMPFNPAWSIRAMLVFDRWLWQRVQAETPCDRMAMTLAAYNGGLAWVQRDARLAAAHGFNPRRWWDHVETVNAGRNRAAFTENRGYPRRILLSIEDVYRRAGWGEGMCHD
- a CDS encoding DUF2730 family protein, coding for MLFGANGERLMLDKLNAYADLTWYALCGIVAAANAVLGWMLWSLRQTFVTRTELNTRICTVEEKQQSAAGALGSAVAELNVRVDRLEDALKALPTAADMREVLLAMEAIRGDIKEQSARMEGLVDEQSARLGGLGDVLNGVSRQVEMLFSHHIKEK
- a CDS encoding VpaChn25_0724 family phage protein; protein product: MRFAELVKEDRRLVILRILSKVPAGRANHIVLCAALRPLGHDVSLERMQVELEWLAEHRLVTVEDIESTVTVATITPRGVDVAAGREIVPGVKEPVKGLD
- a CDS encoding phage protein Gp27 family protein → MPRPSSMRRLDRKILEQVHALIDGGHTVDEIHTYLQGMGAFVSRSAVGRYKKTAEDMAQEIRQTRLLADTVVRSLENAPEEKTTRLNIELLEGAILMLQQNVGDKFDAKVADMLSRATKNLVQAKSMDAALTLRLREEGRKQAMEEVSQRIKAMGSAKDLKELTDEELERRIAELVQDGNGQ